The Microplitis mediator isolate UGA2020A chromosome 10, iyMicMedi2.1, whole genome shotgun sequence genomic sequence GGAAGCAATTTCACTTGGGCATATGCGCGAAgtcaatttaaaagaaattcaaGGAAAACATTGTTTTCTACCTCATCACCCGGTAATTAAAGAGTCGAGTTCCACTACAAAAGTCAGAGTCGTTTACAATGCATCCGCGAAAACAAGTACAGGTATATCATTAAATGATTGTTTAAAGGTCGGTCCAGTCGTACAACATACAAGTTTTGACATTATACTTCGATTTCGTACACATCAAATCGTTATGTTAGCAGACATAGAAAAAATGTACAAGCAAATTTTATTGGATGCACGAGATGCACAATATCAGTTAATTTTATGGCGCGAAACTAGTAGTGATGAGTTAAAGGCGTTTATTATTCCAGTAGTTTTATTCGGCATTGCTTCAGCACCTCACTCAGCTACCCGAGTATTAAATCAATGTGCTGAAGATGAAAAAACGCGATTTCCACTAGCTAGTGACACCCTTAAGCGTGATTGTTACGTGGATGACGTGATGACTGGTGCGGATAACCTAGAAGACGCAATAAAATTACGCGAAGAATTAATAGGAATAACTAAAGCAGGaggttttaatttaagaaaatggGTCTCAAATAACCCAGAAGTCATAAAATCTTCATCAGATGACACGCGcgatatcaatttattaacatGCAATAACTCTGAAATGAAAGCATTAGGCATTCAATGGAACAATGTAAGCGACGAAATTAAGTATAAAGTTACCGAAGAGTCAAATTTAACAGTTACGAAACGAAGTGTGCTGTCAAACATTGCACGCCTGTACGATCCAATAGGATTAATTGGGCCAGTAATAGTGTCcgcaaaaatattaatgcaACAATTGTGGCAATGTAATGCTGGATGGGATGAGACACTGCCTCCGAACATCTATACAGCATGGAATAATCTAAGAAAGCAGTTGccggaattaaataaaattaaattcgatcgaaaaattataataaataacgcAAAAAGAATTGAAGTCCACGGTTTTAGCGACGCAAGCGAAAAGGCGTACGGGGCAGTTATATACGTAAGATCGATAGATATTAATAACAAAGTCACGACTAATCTTTTATGTTCAAAAAATCGCATTGCACCGTTGAAAACTATATCACTTCCAAAACTAGAACTATGCGCGGCATTACTTCTCTCTCGTCTAATAGATACGGTCTTAAAggcaataaataaacaaatagataaaatatacTTATGGTCAGATTCGACAATCACATTGCAATGGATTAATACTCAGCCGtacttattaaaaactttCGTCGCAAATCGGGTGTCAGAAATTCGGGAATTAACAAGCACAATGCATTGGCGACACGTACCCTCAGAAGATAATATGGCTGATGTTCTTTCACGCGGTCAGCTACCTGTAAGTTTTGTTGACAATGAGTTTTGGAAAATAGGCCCGAAGTGGCTAAGACTTGACGAAAAATACTGGCCGAGCCATAATATAGAAGCAGTCCCTTTACCTGAGTTAAAACCATCAAAACACACATTTACAACCGTCCAAATGCCTAATCCCCTCCTGACAAAATACTCATCAATAGACAAAACCAAACGAATAATAGCATATATATTTCGATTCAAAAACAACACGACAAAGACAAACGAGAAACTATCCGGATATTTATCTGTAACTGAACTCGAAAATGcgctaataaaaatattacaaatgaCACAACAGGAACACTTTCAAGaagatttaaaacaattatcaaaagcAGAACAGGTTAAAAAGAATAGTAGATTGGGAGCGCTTGATCCATTTATCGATGACAAGGGGATAATTAGGGTAGGCGGTAGATTGAAACATTCATTATTATCTTATGCAGAAAAACATCCTATTGTTTTACCAACACAGAGTCACATTACACGATTAATTATACAAAAGTATCACGCCATGACACTACACGGAGGAACTTTGGCGACTCTGAACGCAGTAAGATCGAGATATTGGCCGATCAATGGAAAAACGATAACTAAGGCAGTCTTACGCAACTGTATTACCTGTTTTAGAGCTAAACCCACAGATTACCCGTATTTTATGGGTAACCTCCCGCGCAACCGAGTAGTTCAAACACGTCCATTTTTAAATACCGGCATCGACTATTGTGGTcccttttttattaaagaaaaaaaacatagaaATCGCGGTAAAATTAaggtttatatatgtattttcgTATGTTTTGCAACTAAAGCAATTCACATTGAACTTGCATCTGATCTCAGCACTGAAACCTTTATAAGTTGCTTGAGAAGATTCTTTGCACGACGCGGGcggtctttaaatttatattcggacaatgccactaattttacCGGCGCTAAAAACAATTAGATGAACtaatgaaaatattcaatacGGAAACAGAACGTGAAAAACTTAATGATTTCtttgtaaaaaattgcaccgtCTGGCATTTTATACCACCCCGTTCACCACATTTTGGAGGACTGTGGGAGGCAGCGGTCAAGTCGTTCAAACATCATTTCTATCGAACGATTGGAgatgaattatttacttacGAAGAATTAACCACCTACACCACTGAAATCGAATCAATCTTAAATTCACGACCCATAACCCCTCTGTCCGAAGATCCTAACGACCTGCAAGCCCTCACTCCTGCTCATTTCCTAATAGGAGATACATTCACTACTTTACCTGATACAGATCTCACCGAAGAAAAGGTCAATCGTCTTTCGAGCTGGCAACATATCCAGTACCTTAAACAGCATTTTTGGAAGAGATGGTACAAGGAGTACTTAAATCAACTCAATACACGTGCTAAATGGCAGAATCCTGTGGCGGATACCGTCAAAATTGGAACAATGGTTCTATTGAAAGAAGATAACACACCACCTCTACACTGGCCCCTTGGCCGAATCATGGAAATCTTTCCTGGTGACGACAACCACGTACGAGTGGTCAAAGTGAAGACACATTCCGGAGAATACAAACGCAACATCACGCGGATTGCACCTTTGCCAATTGATTAATAGAGAACAACTAATTAATGATCGTAGTCATTAAATTTGCTTCAACAAATAGTATATAGATtataaccattaccataaaatGTCAGGTTACTTAATCATAActctcaatttaaaaaaaaaaaaaaaaaaatcaaaccctcaaattttattagttgaaCGCAGTTCGTTCAAGGTGGGCGGTATGTTGAGAGTCtagtttataaattcataaattaaagcagtggacattttttattaagaaaaatatctgGGAAATACCCAAACACATTTACACCAGATGTTTAGTTTTACTTGagtacaaatatttattgctcAAGGAATATTTACTTAAAACGTTTTATTACTCGGGTCCTTTAAGAAGGATCTAATCCGATAATTGTCCACTTTCACTTAAGTATTTTGACAACTTaccatagaaaatatttaaacaaaattcagTTACCTTCTCAACTTTATGAGAgcctaattttttaactgcaaATACCTCTTTGGAATTCTGAGATCCAAAAGTTTAAATGTTAGAGACACTCTTCTGATGTCCTACCCTCCTGTTAAGGACTTGACAATTCAAGACTCTAGTAACCTAAGTACTCCCACCAAATTTGTAATAACCCACTACCTAAGTCATCCCCACTTTGTAAAATTATACCTGGCAACTACttgtatgaatttttgtaaaaccGATATAATTACTGAACCTTCAGCTCTCGAGCTGTACACACGTTTTCAAAATAAAGATCACAAAACAGATTCATCGTTCAGTCACCAtcatttcaataacattaagaCAGGACACATCTAGTTTGTCCTCGCACGTAATCAAGCAAGTATTATCTTGTTTGATGCAAGTGCCTATACACAAAACATTTACTATAAAATCATCCCCTGGATGTATAACTATTACTAAACTGTCCACGGGACTAAATCACAGATTTTCCTTgacattaaatttactttactCAACTTTGCCTCACTCAATTTTCCAACActtcaaaatattcaatactcagtataaattttctcattctataatttactgtcctttcaatcaattaatttacttttgtttagtataatttataaattaattaattttttcacttataaatttccctaattaattttctctgattaaattttataattaatattgccacaatttttattcattcattattttcaatttctaaattttccactgacaattttaacaataaatttatttcacttttaaaataatccgttttcactttttactcacaatCTAATTTATCCAAACTCTAGTAtcttttaattagtttttagatattttatttaacttaaaattaatttagtaatcaCGTAATGACTAGAAATTGATTTCGggttgactagaatttttGACCGGTGAATTGGCGTCACGCGGTTCCCGATTTTTATCGAAGTTAATTGAGtaattcgagtaaattaaTGAATCTTCGAATTAATGCGGCTGACGGAATAAATTCCAGCCTGTATTAATCttaagatcaattaataaattaatttataacggctggagagcctggaatgaattaataaattaatagttttaatgACCGGATTATTtatgcgataattttattttattctggcTGTGGAGCCTTGAATAATTACAATAGAGTTTAGACCAGTTTTTAACGACAATTGACGTGACGGAACTTTCGAGAACACGAGATTgaacggctggagagcctgaACTATCCGTTTCTTTACGCGAGATcaacggaaagatattaagtaatatattataattaatttgccagattaataaaattaatcagaggcctgaattaattataacttacCTCCAATTTTAATTTCAGCAGTCTTTGGAATTTTTAAGTGATGACCTGCTCCGGCTGCTAGCAATCTCTCTGGTGTTAATTGAGTTTTCAGGTTTTCCGTTGCCCGGCTTTCTTTGTCCTCGTAATTCCTCTTTTTCGccatcaattttataattccttTGGATTGTAATTGATAACCTGTCAATGAACAGTGCGTATaagtaatttgtaatttattaattggttACCAAATGGCTTTAGAGAgcctaaataaaatttcattaattaatataatcgCCTCGTTCCACGTGAAGTGTGTACAGACGTAATTACTTACCTTTTATTTATGTGGTCTGATCCCTTTAGATATCCGAAGAACTCTGTCTATTTCACGTTCCGTTGGTATTTTTATAGTCTCGTTCCACCATTTCGGTTCACTCTCGAAAAACTTAGTCTAGGGGAGTGGCGAATATTCGGGTCTAAGTGATCGTGCGACGCCCGGTGACGAGTGGCATCACTAACTCGAAACTTACGAGGTCGTTGGCCGGTTACCGGCGggaaacaaaattcaaattcaaatatttaatttcgaaCACAATTATAATTCACCCTGTTACAAAGATGAACTATATTGGCAGTTCAACTGATAAGTACGCAAGCGTAACAGCAAAGTACATAACACGAAAGTAtaattcaagtaaattatagaaaatatgagTGTCAGTGCAGTATAAAACACGTTTTTATATTTCGTGTAGAAGCAGCTTTACATTTAAGCCTGAGTGATTGCCTCGTTTATCACAAAAAATCAGCGTGTCTTTTCTTTTAGAAAATAatgtatacttttttataaaattgttcaGTTGCAATTTGAACGAATGTAGACAATTTGCAAGTGTATGCATTTCGGATAGCTCTATTTTTAACTCCAGAATCTACCAAGAAAACAATCCTTTCTgcccaaaaaaattatttacaaatgtAAGTGAATATTATTCGGATTGAGTTAGTGTAGTAAAGATATAGTAactagaaaaatttcatttagtcAAGTATATATAGTCTTACTTGATGTATAATcaatttctttattaaaagaaatgatCCAAGAGAATAAGTCTTTTTTCTATTTGATTTCATGATTGTTGAAATATTCTATTTACTTTTGATGAACACAGTTTTACAACATTAAgtgaattgataattaatttaaacatataaatacgacattaaaatttttttatattttttaaagaaaaaataagtattaatgtgacgaaaaaatacattgaaCACTACAAAACACCAGCGGAAATGTTAACACTCTGATGGTATTACTGTGACAGTGCAgtcaatattgaatttaaatgcaAAATGTGCAACCTTATCCATCGTGCAGACTTACAACCGACTTGCAAACTGTACACACTTTTAGAAAACTAAAAGTTCAGCTTtctaatttacttaaaaaggagtctagaataatatttatatcgcATTATAATCACAGCCGTACTTATAGCAAATCAAAATGTGTCGCAGCCGTACACACTTTTAGAAAACTAAAAGTTCAGCTCcctaatttacttaaaaaagagtctaaaataatatttatatcgcATTATAATCACAGCCGTACTTAGAGCAAATCAAAATGATTCGCAGCAGTACACACTTTTAGAAAACTAAAAGTTCAGCTTtctaatttacttaaaaaggagtctagaataatatttatatcgcATTATAATCACAGCCGTACTTATAGCAAATCAAAATGAGTCGCAGCCGTACACATTTTTAGAAATCTAAAAGTTCAGCTTtctaatttacttaaaaaggaGTCtagaataatatttgaatcgCATTATAATCACAGCCGTACTTATAGCAAATCAAAATGATTCGCAGCCGTACACACTTTTAGAAAACTAAAAGTTCAGCTCcctaatttacttaaaaaagagtctaaaataatatttatatcgcATTATAATCACAGCCGTACTTAGAGCAAATCAAAATGATTCGCAGCCGTACACACTTTTAGAAAACTAAAAGTTCAGCTTtctaatttacttaaaaaggagtctagaataatatttatatcgcATTATAATCACAGCCGTACTTATAGCAAATCAAAATGAGTCGCAGCCGTACACACTTTTAGAAAACTAAAAGTTCAGCTCcctaatttacttaaaaaagagtctaaaataacatttatatcGCATTATAATCACAGCCGTACTTATAGCAAATCAAAATGATTCGCAGCCGTacacactttttaaaaattataaattcacaaTTGCACAACTTATttgctcatttaaaaaatgaactatagaTAAATTCACTACACGCAGagaaaatattaaagtaataaaaaaaaaataatgacagctaaattttttcatgaattgtcaatttcaagttttcattaattataaataaacccAAAGGGTTCGGATAGTCGTTTTCACAATAGTTTTTCTATTTTAGAAttcaagaataataaaaaataaactgtatGAATCACTTGTTTATGTCTCACGCTATTGTGTTTACCAATATCTGTATATATTGACGAACATCAcaggtttttttaaaagtgtttgttttttttttcaatcagtattttaaaaaaaaaaacgacttgaaattgtgtttattttattcattaataaattatctttcaaATAGTACGAATTTTGTTCTAATTCTAAGTGAAGTAAGTAAATAGGTGAATTCTAACTTAACAGCATCAACTTTTTTATCTAATGCAGCTCCTTCGCCTTTACTCGGCTCGTGACCTCCTTGGACCAtctttttatctttatcttgAAGTAAGCAATGAACGACATTGTCCCCGACATAGTTCCAAACTCTATTATTACCCAATTGCATGGCGTAAAAGTGATAAATATCACGGTAATGCTCAAATGCATGGCATGCCCTTGATGGTAACGTGAGCAACTAATATGACAGCAATTGAACAAATCCATAGAGCATCTTTACTTGTACTTCCagctaacaaaaaaatttattgcataaattttattttataacaagtAAAGTttatggataaaaataaattagttactACACTCCATACAATGACTGTCTTCTAACAGATCTGGGGTTTATGCATATTGACATGCAGGACAAGAAGTATCACCCCACTTAACTAgacaatttaaatgaaatgtaTGATTACTAAATATCGTTTAATATTCCATCAACGCTTTCATCAATTCGTTCTAAACAAACTGGACATGGTGGTAGTTCCGTATGTCCCGCCAGGGGCATTCATTATCAGCTACTTCGATTCTTGAAATAAATACCATGTGACGTACAACATCTGGTTCAAGAGAGTTATAAGGAGCACCATTGCACATTTCATAAAATTGATTGGCAGcagcctaaaaaaaaattatatcaagtAAAGAATGGGGTGTATGAATAGTTCGAACTTATGAATTATTCATATGGAATCGAACTATTCGTaagttttcgaattattcgtaaattttcaaataacttcaaaatttttttttaatgacttaaaattgtaacattttttctaataattcaaatttttgtaagGTAAATAGAACTCAGACAcgaatttactaaaaaataatttgttgttacttTAAGAACGAAGCTctccattaaataaaagttgaatatttgaaagctgATCAGAATTTTCTCGATTCAAATCaagtaatttgaaaagttcAAAATAATTCGACCATGtccgaattattcgattttaTCATActcttgaaaaaatcgaattattattattctaatcGCTTCAAACACAATTGGCAAcctataataaagaaaaatacaaTGAACATTAAACATTGTGATtcgtttttttcgttttattaataaatgaattaatgagTATTACTTGCCGATGAATGCATTGTAATAAGAGCCATAAAtcgatttgaattattatcttgttaaattcgaaaatgttATATATCTTGATAATTAACAGCTGTAAATGTTAGTAACTCATAATATTTCATTGTGGCTGGTACTGATagtatacaaattatatgaCTTCTATCAACCGCATGATGCATGTCTGTTAACTCACTAAAAAgtaaatacaatatttttttagttcatgCTAGATtcattctgactattttttatttcacttatttacttttaaattattgtataaaaatacataacttattgtaataatttttccatcaaaaaattcgtaactatttaatgagtaaaattattatctaaaTTTTAGTCAGtatcattacaaaaaaataataatgttaattaaaaaatggtcAGAAttatagatacatatatatttataagttaaaaataacatacttttatttatataaatgtgcAATTCCTTGTGTAACTTCAACAATTCGATTGCcagaggaaaaatttatttgttcggTTGAAGGACAAAAAGTCGACTGTATGCCTTTTACTGTCCCATTTGATGATACTATATTAATCGAATATGGTAAATCTTCCGATTCAGACTTCGATATAAAATTAgatttattaaatcttatgGGCAATGatggtaataattaaacagaatCTTCTGCAACATCTGGATGTTTCGATAGTACTATTCGGAGGTTCTCTTCGTCTTCGCATTTTTTTCGTGGCCAGTTcactttaaattcaaaatatttatattaatatattgtagaaaaatgacacaacataattttataaacttttacgTACAGGAAGCTCCTTCTGATTTGGTATTTACAACTTCTATCCGAATAACGCAGAGAGACACCAAAGTCAGGGTAGacatatttcttttaaattgaattaatgattaatttatcgaATGTTTAGTTTCATTAACTTtcaatgagtgtgaatgcaactgacaattatcaattttctaaattttgaaataagtgaattaaataaaaatcgaataaaattaaaaaaattcgcatttatagaattttaaaatgagtatgtgcatttttttttttttcatatttttaattgtttaattcgtttatttgtaatttaaaacttttctcTTGTCtgatacattcacactcattaatttttaaacttaccacatgttatttaattgttttatgaataattatttaccattGTGTTCCACGTAAATCAagtacaatattttaaaattatttaacttctttttttaattatttaatttactattgCATACCTCAAGCCCGAAAGCACTGAGGCTGCTTTATGaacggtttttattttttcgactgTTTTACtcacacaaaaatatttctacacTCTTTTAATTACATCACAATGGGTCAAATTTTATACTAGCatagagagaatttattaaggaaccATTTGAACCCAAAATTAAGTCGATGCATTAttttattcgtttaaaataaattattttaactcaatAAACCAGTGCTGTCAATTAAAATGTAGGAAACTTCGTGaacacgataactctcgatagaCACAATTAACCGAtccattttttctttatttttccttctattttttatcacaaaaactcttataaaaatcactatTTACATCCTTttggtttaattataattaattaaaaacataaaactgattattcataaaaaattcagcggccatttttactgtttttgttgttttcattttttttctccatcaactactggcagcagcactagcgtaAGAGTATAAGTCTGAAAAAAAGcgacatctaagacaaaaaggcgggatatttaaaaaaatgttaaaaacaaATTGATACTTCATAAGTTTAATAAgaattcattataaaaaaatttaattaatggtataaaataaaagtaataattaaaggtaaaatgagcgattcaggtgtgcacttttggattttccgagattttttttttaattactttcgttaatttttgattatcaAATCAATTaccgaaaagaaaaaaaaaaaaaaatatgcacatgtagaaaattaaaagctataaatgcaattttttttataatttatcgtgtttaaaagaataaaaaaattaatacattagATATCAGCTAATTTCAGTGTCTTCAATTTTTCATatacatcaattttttaaataaataatattgtagtggttggtatcttaaattaatatcacttatacactacaatgataacacacttatattagaaataataacaccacaattaacagcagtgaaagaaagcaagagcaatatatagtttattgagatacaatgtttgctgtttaactgtcaatataagactgactgactttaatcgcgcatctataaaacaagagaagaaggcatttgttttctagctatcaaatatttaaaagatcagcttcacattcgttacactacccccttctcaataaaattatcgtcccgataaaatttgtgttggaaGAATCGAACTTTGTAACCGTGCAGCAGCGATTTTAAGACGTGAGAGTGCGGCTCTCTCGCTTCTATTTCtattctttctctctctcgtATAATTTTCTCGTTTGCGAGTTCGGCTGAGTCTCGGCGCTAGTCTTAGCGCAGCAGGTGAGCAATTTTCTGTCACTGCGCATAATTGGGAGGGGTCAACACGAGGTGCTGACCCGAGACAATTAATCTGAAGACGACACTTGAGCACGAGAATTTCAATTGAGCAGTCACTTTTTCTTTCGGTTCGctctactaaaaatttttaatttaatttacgcgCAACTCCATACCTTAAAGTAGTGAGCAATTAACTATTAacttaacaaataaatttcatcagTGTTTGTGCTTGTGTAAAATTTGTTTCGCCTCCTGAAGGGTCAACCAAGCTTTTCTGCCAACTTCAAGGACAATTACCGGTGGACACTAGCAGGATGGATAGACGACCAGTACCTCCTATAAGTTTTGATATTTGGTCGccacttatatatattttataatattgcacgtatattaattttctctCTTCCACGCGGTTAAAATCTGTAAATTTATTCCCGCGCGTTTCAAGCcgataaatttcctaaagttACTCGCGATaattacacatatatatagagcTGAGGGGAAAATATTGTATACATGGGgatttggttaaataaaattagtaattaaacttttattgagCATCAAATTTAATCATCACCAGAGTCCTATagattttaagtttattttcagCCGCGTGTCCGGCTCAGGACGAGCCGACCCTACCTTGAGAATACTAGTTTCCCGAAGTTGGCGACAACGACAATCTTCTTAGAGTaaagattaaattaattaattattaaataaaattaaattcggGAAACACTAATTAACTGTGGTTCGTGGCTACTAGACACGGAGTAGCCAGGGCCAACCGTTATaacttaattgaaattgaaaCTATTTACAATCTTCGTTCGATTCCGCTATGGTCCCAACACACCCTATCTATCACCCTACAGAGAAAAAAACACCACAGCCCAAAAACAACCCTGTAGGCTAAcgcaaatataataaaaaaataaaaaaaaatagtctatagtttaattgagctaagaatttataataaaaaaataaaatattctgctaaatagTTAATCGATACGCGTGACTCTATTTTCCTATTCAgcgaatcaaataaataaaattaaaaaatgtaacccTCCTCTTGATTGAATGGACCTTCAATGGGAATGGGAACAGGTACGGGATGAGAACAGGAACTCCTTCCTCTCCTCCTTGAAGGACTAGGAATGGACTCCTTCTCTCCTTCCCCAATGAAATTGGAAATATTATCTGCACATAATAAAGAACAAAACAAGTATCtccaacattttattaaattttatagctAAACATATTTCATCGTTACATcctattatttatcagttgttaattataaactttcattatcgtgatcaattcaataatttcgaTCTTAAATGCTCAATGTTCTGCTGTTCGATTCATCCAGACCATTCTCCAATATGTCATCTATAGCTAACATATCAATGATACTGAATAACACACGTTGCAacgaatttcatttttctcccTAAAAGCTCCTCGGAAACTCTCCAGGGCATCC encodes the following:
- the LOC130675883 gene encoding uncharacterized protein LOC130675883, with translation MPDTDEVIKLKKQRASLKTKFTRFLTFVNDEKNKNNITEIKLRMEKLDDIVEKFEDIQSSISELTKESADEFVAFEKQYFENISRVHDMIQKRKAETSVAVTTAENGSSSNSSKINIRLPKVELMTFNGTFDKWLAFRETFKSVVDKNPDYDDGLKLNYLKLCLRDEALAVINALEITEANYKVAWELLEKRYTNKRVIIQNHVTELMKLENIPKESASDLRKLLDTTYTHIRSLKTLGEPVEHWNTLLIYIITSKVDKNTHREWEKSITGTEMPTWEAFTEFLEQRCQILQVTSINLNNFNGNNVNGTHKLQHSNNNHKKHALTSTKRAFACIVCQESHKLYACDDFKKLGINEKYNKLKAAKLCFNCLNSGHRNSDCKWAGCKTCGSKHNTLLHVDRNDKTTEFQRKELNCDQETQSNIKVYSAIISTQVLLSTALIKIQGKTGKMFQARVLLDSGSQSHFITRKFAELLKMPFKSVNLPVEGLNRVETRIKHAIQTNIYSRTTDYRENIEFLVIPRICEYLPNQVINKQILNIPHKIQLADPEFNEPNEIDALLGAEIFYDLLCTGQIELTNSKAKLHNTKLGWIISGKIMHNDTTAKSGKCMIALNSLHKTISKFWEIEEIEKQTFLSEEEFQVEEHFKQTTKRDPVTGRYIVRLPFNEKINKLGESYTMAVRQFYSLEKRLAKDLALKAQYIDSMKEAISLGHMREVNLKEIQGKHCFLPHHPVIKESSSTTKVRVVYNASAKTSTGISLNDCLKVGPVVQHTSFDIILRFRTHQIVMLADIEKMYKQILLDARDAQYQLILWRETSSDELKAFIIPVVLFGIASAPHSATRVLNQCAEDEKTRFPLASDTLKRDCYVDDVMTGADNLEDAIKLREELIGITKAGGFNLRKWVSNNPEVIKSSSDDTRDINLLTCNNSEMKALGIQWNNVSDEIKYKVTEESNLTVTKRSVLSNIARLYDPIGLIGPVIVSAKILMQQLWQCNAGWDETLPPNIYTAWNNLRKQLPELNKIKFDRKIIINNAKRIEVHGFSDASEKAYGAVIYVRSIDINNKVTTNLLCSKNRIAPLKTISLPKLELCAALLLSRLIDTVLKAINKQIDKIYLWSDSTITLQWINTQPYLLKTFVANRVSEIRELTSTMHWRHVPSEDNMADVLSRGQLPVSFVDNEFWKIGPKWLRLDEKYWPSHNIEAVPLPELKPSKHTFTTVQMPNPLLTKYSSIDKTKRIIAYIFRFKNNTTKTNEKLSGYLSVTELENALIKILQMTQQEHFQEDLKQLSKAEQVKKNSRLGALDPFIDDKGIIRVGGRLKHSLLSYAEKHPIVLPTQSHITRLIIQKYHAMTLHGGTLATLNAVRSRYWPINGKTITKAVLRNCITCFRAKPTDYPYFMGNLPRNRVVQTRPFLNTGIDYCGPFFIKEKKHRNRGKIKVYICIFVCFATKAIHIELASDLSTETFISCLRRFFARRGRSLNLYSDNATNFTGAKNN